The DNA window aaacaactttttagctcttcccCCCTTTTTCTACAGAAGGATTTAGCGTGTTTCGACCCTTTCCGTTGTTAAGTCCAAAGAAGCTCAGAGTGCAGGTGAGCcagttctgatcacgctggtgagcaaaggtgccgaagccactagggcataggtttctcgcaaCATGACCAGTTATACTTAGAGCTTGTTCTTGAAAACCTAGCTCCTAGCCATTACCATGAGAAATGGAGGCTGGcctagagaatgtttgtaaggtAAATACACTCATATCAGCCCCTGGGTGAGATCCGACCCTCACCATTTGTAGGGGTTGGATGTCATAAGGGTAGGGGATTTTGAtaatgaaactgataagagaaagtatgtgtttatttaggggtaaaagcgacatagttgctcgatgttctaggcattggtgaagacctcgctgtCGATGGTTTTCAttttgtaggcgcctggccggagTACCTTCGCGATGACATACGGTCCCTCTaacggcggggagagcttgtggcggtccttgttgctctggatgaggtggaggaccaaGTCCTCGATGCTGAAGGCCTGGCCCTGCactcatcggctgtggtaccatcgcaacgcctgctggtacttggccgagcggaggagggcgatgtcgcgagcttcatctagctggtccatggcatcctcgtgggatgccttggctctcTATTCGTCGAACGGCACGATCCTCagtgctccatagttgaggtcagttgggaggatggcctcggaaccatagaccatgaagaagggcatgtagtcggtggctcgactgggggtcatccttaggctccagtGTACCATAGGAAGTTTGGTGACCCAGCATGCGctgaatttgttcaaccggttgaagatcctgggtttgaggccttgtaggaccatgccattcaaGCGTTCCACCTGCCCGTTCGTTTGGGGGTGTGCTACGGAGGCCCAGTCGACGCGGATGTGATGTTCATCGcaaaattggaggaacttcttcccagtgaactACGTGTTGTtttccatgatgatggagttcgggactccaaagcaatggacaATGTCGAGGAATAACAGCACCGCctactcggatttgatcgtggagattagctgagcttctatccattttgtaaacttgttgatggtgacaagcaagtgggtgtagcccctgagtgcCTTTTTGAGTGTTCCAACTAGATCGAGTCCCCAGACCACGAacagccaggtgatggggatcgtctagagtgcttgggccagtaggtgagtctaccgagcgtagtactggcacccttcgcaggtgcttACGATTTGCTTGGCAAATGCTACCGTGGTAggtcagtagaagccctatcggaatgtgtttccgaccagggttctaggcgtagcatggtgaccgtagaccccaccatggatatcgctcaacaaATGATGCCCCTGTTCAAAGGGGATGCAGCACTGTAGGATACCGCTATGGCCtcacttgtagagttcgccctccacaagaacaacgaACTTGGCGTGACATGCGAGTTATCGGGCCTCCGTCCTATCTGTCagtagtgtgtcatggaggaggtagtcaaggtagagctTTCTCCAATCGATCAGAGTGTCAGGCTCTGTTGCTGgatcctcttcgagctccatgactttagaGCTAGATGTAGCCGACGGTTGTTCAGCCCTTGGGCCAGGATTGGATAGAGCGTCATTGCCCTATCCTGACTCCTCGTAGCGAACTAAGGGCTTGTGCTGGTCGCTGGCAAAGACGACCATTGGCATCGGCTCTCGGCCGAATGCAGCTTTCACGAGCGCGTTAGCCTCCTTGTTGAGtcacctcaggatgtgattgagctcgaggctgtCGAATTTTCCCTCCAACCAGCaaacttcttggtagtatgcggTCATCTTGACATTGGGGttgtttgactccttcatgacatgGTCGACTACCAGCTAGTAATCCCCTCGAAAATCGAGGCGTCGGACGCCtagctcgatggcaatgcgtaggctgttgatgagggcctcatattcttccacattgttggaggaggggaaatggagactagccatgtacctcatgcataccccaaggggtGACACGAAGACTAGACCTAcaccggtgcccttcttcatcagtgatccatcaaagtacatagTCTAGTACTgttgatcgacgactgctggtggcatttggacctcagtccattcTGCGACGAAATCAGCCTACACCTGAGACTTGATGGCTGTCAGGGAGGCATACacaatgccttgacccattagctcaAGCGCCCATTTTGCGGTCCTTCCTATGGCGTCCTAGTTTTGGACGATCACGCCGAGGGGAAAGGATGCCACGACGGTCACTggatgcgactcaaagtagtgcGTACCTTTCTCTTAGTGATGAGGACAGCATATagaagcttctggatttgggggtaacgGGTTTTAGAGTTGGATAGgacttcgctaatgaagtacacagggcgctgtactttgagggcatgtcctTCTTCCTCCTGCTCCACTACCAGGGTGGCGCTAACCACTTATGTGGTGGCTGTGATGTAGAGAAGAAGGGGGTTCTCCCTCGATAGGAGGAACCAGGATCGAGGCTTTTGTCAGGAGctacttaaccatgtcaagtgcctcctgggcctcagatgtccattcgaagtgatcggccttcttcagaagtcagtaaagggggagacctcattcatggagatgtgagatgaagcggctgagtgcGGCAAGGCATCCTGTAACTCATTGCaccccctttatattctgaatCGGACCCATCTTGTGATAGCTGAGATTTTttctaggttggcctcgatgcctcgCTTAGAAACAATCAAACCaagtagcatgcccctcgggacgcCAAAAACatacttctcaggattgagtttgataccatttgctcagagttttgtaaaggtctgctcaagatcggctaTGAGGTGGTCGGCCtgtttggatttgaccacgatgtcatccacgtaggcctcaatggtccgcccaatgaggtccccaaaacatttGAGCATACATTGCTAGTATGTagcccagcgttcttcagaccaaatggcattgtgacatagcaaaatgatctgaagggggtgatgaatgacgtcacaagctggtcggactctttcatcgcaatttgatggtacccggagtatgcatcaaggaagcagatggtttcgcaccctgaggtaaaATCAACTAtatggtctatgcgtggcaaaggaaacggatcctttgggcatgctttgttgagacctgtatagtcaacacacatcctccatttcccattcttttttcgtacaagaacaggattggccaaccactctggatggtgcacttccttgatgaatccagccgccaaGAGCTTTGTGATCTCTTCGCCGATGGTCCTGTGTTTCCCCTCATCAAAGCGACGCAGGCGCTGTTTCACCAACTTGGAGCCTGaatggatcttcaaggtgtgcttgaCAAATTCCATTAGGATGCCTatcatgtctgagggtttccacgcaaagatgttttTGTTggcgcggagaaagtcgacgagcgcgttttcctatttagaggaaagcgtggtgtcAATGCGCACCACCTTGCCATCGGGGTTgtcgggatctatgaggacctcttgaGAGCCTTCCATAGGCTTGAAAGACTTGGTCAACTTCTTGGCGTCGAGTGCTTCTTTGGgaacctccttcttgatggcacCGAGCTCTccagaggcgacgattgctgtggcgtgaccacagcactcgacctcgcactcataggcgcgctggaaggaggtgccaacggtgatgacctCGTCGGGGCCTggtatctttagcttgaggtatgtatagttggggatggccatgaactttctgtagcatggacatcccaggatggcgtggtaggttttagggaacccaaccacctcgaaggtgaggtttccatcctataattggacggacccccaaaggtaatgggctgatcgatctgcccaagtggcatggcctgcttttcgagcacgatgccatggaatgGTGCTCCGGTTGGGCGGACGCGTGTCTGGTCGATGCCAATTTCATCgagcatcttggcatacatgatgttgaggccgctgcctccaccaTCAGTATTTTGGTGAGCTGCTTTGTACCAACgattgggtcgaccatgagcggatatctcctTGGATGTAGgatgctctctgggtggtcggttcgatcgaaggttatggcagacttggaccactggaggaaggcaggtgtggtcggttcggtcgtatagacctcgtggcACGCGACGTTCTAacgacgtttggagtcataggccgctaatcctccgaagatcatgaggcaaccatctAGTGTCAGAAAGCCGCCGTCCTTCCCCTCAGTGTCGTCCATGGTAGGGTCAAGGTCCTTGctttgctcccctttgttggagcctctagacaagaaccaccTCATTAGGTTgcggtccttgtatagatgcttaaccaggaaggcatggtttgggcatggccccttgagcaaTTTCTCAaaatggtttggagtgccctctgtGAGCTTCCGACCACCTTTGCGATcagcagtggccacgagcgagtcctcgcactgttgcttcttgttcttccttttggcagaactattggaggcgccttcaccgacgccctcgtcctgccttgccttgccatcgagatgattgaagatcgctctgaccgcctcttctcctgaggcatggttggtggcaaTGTCTAGGAGTTCTTTGGTGGTTCGCAGGCCCTtgcgtcccagcttatgaaccaaagactcgcaggtagtctcggataggaaagctcctataacattgGCATCGgcgacattaggtagcttgttgcaCTGTTGGGAAAAGCActagatgtacccacggagggtttcaccggccttctgtcggtagtttttgaggtcccatgggttctagGGCGCTCATATGTGCCCTATAAGTTCCCCTAAAATATCTCCTTCAGGTCCGCCTAACTCTGGATTCTGTTGGACGGTaagtgttccaaccacgctcatgtcgaatcagccaagaacagtggaaggttgcggataatgaagtcatcattatccgcaccactggcttggcaggcaagtcgatagtctttgagccatagtctagggtttgtttccctataGTACttcgggatgttggttggtgattggtaccttggtgggaaggtagcgttgaggatgtgccggccgaaggcctgagggcctggtaggccagggctcgggctctaGTCCTCATAGTTGTCATAGCGTCCACCGCGACGAGGATGATAGTAGCGGCTGGCTCCCTCTCTTGGATCATCGTGGGTATGTCTGCGAGCAtcgagagtgttgcgtgtgttgCGGTTACAGCCAAGACGCTGATTCACCGGGACCGCGGCGTGCTGCCTACCACCCTATGGCGCCTGGTGGACCGACGCGTCCCTATGGGGGCACTCCAAGGGTGTATGATGGCTGATGTCAAGCTCACGTCATCGAGACAATGAGGTCTCAGCCTGCTACGCCGCcacacgctcgagtagcatgtgaatctcatcatgggcccgacgatcctcgggcatcgcggcctctagaaggccatggagcaaggccgctgtagcggtgatgttctggcttgcccgggcaaagtgagggagggcttcatcatcgacGATGATCCTCTAATTCACGTCGTGGGCCATGGCAtgtgcacgcccaccgtctccttGATGCTCGATCTCCCGATCAAGCTCTGTGCATTCCTGCTCAAGCTGGAGTCACGCTTCCTTGATCCCTCGGTgttgggctttcagctgctccacccccatatgaggtggggccactgtctccCCCTTAGCCTCATCACCGAGGTTGTTCACCGGGGTAGCCTCCCCCTtggagatgctttcgacgtgtccctcgggggtacccatcatgaagaaTTTATGAGagcggtgatggctccccctactagagtcagagccagagggtgaccctggctcctctatgaggaggttgtggagagattCTGTGATGTGTTCGATCACTCCTACGAACTCATTGTTCGCGGTGGATGAGATCATGcgtcgtgccacaaggtggctaacggtcatcGTAGCTTGCGGACACCGAACGGAAGCACTGTCGGGGCGCTTAGTATGCGGTGTTCCAAAAAAAGAGGTTCTCCTCCAGCGAGCCATGTGATGTCATTGGCGTCGGAGAAGGTGAGATAGCGTTGGTCCTCACTGGATGGTTGGGGCCCCAGGGAGACACCAAGCCAGCGCTCAAGCCTCTCatagttgaggccgatggaggggagaggttggatggtggcgtgagccaatgccaactctcctccgaccgtgatgatgaagtctaggtccccaaagcaCACATGtgtgcccgggacccagctgattctatggctagccatccgtggcctggtGTTGACGTCGGAACGCGCAAAGGTCCCATACCCGGcatgccaactgttggtgtttcgagtaaacaccaactagtaaatttgtatttattacgcgttgggcccggatggtgtgctaaaatatacaaggtttatattggtttgggcagaacgtccctacgtccaattctacgggacgtcgggggtgctgacctcagtggcgaTGCACCACCTGAATCTGGACTTCGATGCCATCTGCAGAGGGTACGTCGATGGCTAAAGCACGGATGCAATCCATGCActtggggagagcttggtgccatatgcATAGATGGTTAACGAGCAAGTCTCCATGCAGTGGGTGATGTAGGCTCACTGTTCGAGCGTGGCTGAAGGCGTGCGCCAGGAAGATGTCCTCCAGCCTACGGAAGGAGTGGGGACTGAGTCGGGAGCGAGCGTCATCCTGCCTCTAACCTAGCTGAACATCGTCCTGTAGGAAAGTGAGCTGCCCTTATCCTCATCGATCGTGCCATCAACCGATGTCATCGGGTGGCCATAATAGAATTTAGAGCAGAAACAGTCAGTATATGTAAAaagataagttcatgggggagcccccgtgtgaactattttttacattcgtgaatacttcaatttcattttgtgatggaattactcataaggggaagcttgtcccatccgtcctTGTTTTttccctagcatagctttgtttttttatcctttcttcttTGCACCTGCCTGTTTGACCTATAGGCTACTaccttaagaacctgggcatggcccgcgaggctcagctgctcataaccataggtcatggtgggTTGTGATCGGTTGGGAGTTTAAAAcataagttacgtagggtaattaaaggaatggactaccctttcatttgggtgaaaagtattaccatatgatagtaaaaaagagaggtggtatcgcaccctcatggagcccccagtGACTCAGGCCAAGAGTGCTTGAGCTAGGGTGcttataggagcaaacattgaatgaaagaaaatggtaagaccgggctttaggggaagaaatgatgtAACTGTTCGacattccatgtgttggtgagaacattgtcgttgtcgtccttcagccaGTAGGTGCTCggttggatcacctcggtcaccgtataggctccttcccatggtggagagagtttatgtttctccatggttgattgggttcttcggaGCACAAGATCactgacctcgaggatcctccccctgatttttctttcatggtacctgc is part of the Miscanthus floridulus cultivar M001 chromosome 9, ASM1932011v1, whole genome shotgun sequence genome and encodes:
- the LOC136479993 gene encoding uncharacterized protein — its product is MAIPNYTYLKLKIPGPDEVITVGTSFQRAYECEVECCGHATAIVASGELGAIKKEVPKEALDAKKLTKSFKPMEGSQEVLIDPDNPDGKVVRIDTTLSSK